The genomic DNA GGGTTGGCTATCGCTAGGGAAGCAATGAGAGCAAGCAAAGGAGATGTCGCATTTGATCCTCTAGCAGATCAAACGACTTTTGTAATTGAAATGCAGAGAGCTTCTATATAATGAATTCACCAGTGATTACTTTAAAAATTTTAATTGTAGAAGATGAAGATTCAAAGCTGGTGGAATGGCAAGATGCGATAGATTCGCATAATGCAGACTCTGAAGCTAAAGGGTTCTCTATTGATTTTCTAGCTTCTAAAACAGTTACTGGTGCTAAAGAACTGTTAGATCTCCACCGGTTTGATGCGGCAGTGGTTGATTTACGCTTGCAGACTGAGGTCGGTGTTGCTGCAAATAACAGTGACGGGAACATATTTGTACGTCACCTGATAAGCGCATTGCCAATGGGGGTCGCGGTATATACCGGTCAGCGTGTAGATGCTGATGTAGGTAGCTATGGTAGCCCTCAGGTTGAAGTTATGGATAAGGGGGACGGTTTTGATCAGGTTTTTAATTGGCTGACGAATAACAAAGATGTATTCTTAAAGTTGCGTGGGGTTAAAGCGACGTATAATAGAGAAACCGCGAAGATCTTCTATAAGTCAATTTGGCCTCGCTGGCAGCACTGGACATCAGATTTATCCCAAGATCTAACAGAAGTAGTAGCAAGGCACGTAATTGCACACGTGCATGATGCGCTCTTGGTTGCTGGTGGAGATTCGACTCATCCTGAAGAGACATATTTCGTTCCTCCTATGAAAGAGCGTTTGGATACTGGAGATTTGGTTGATTTCGAGGGGCGGAAGTGGATAGTGGTTTCTCCTCGATGCGATTTAGCGAATCAAGGAAAAGTAAAAACTATTCTCATGGCTGCCTTGGAAGATATATCGGGAAAGTGGGGAGTGTTAATAGCTGCTAATTCAAATACTTCTCGAGATAAAGTTAAAAAGCTCATTCAGCATGATGGATCTTTAAAGCAACATTTTTTGTTGCCGATGCGCGACGTTTTTTCAGTGCCGCAGGGGCCTTGGATGGTTCAGTTTGATGATATCTGTGCGTTGCCTTCAGAGAGGGCTTTAGTCGAGTTAGTTCCATTAAGATTTGCGTCATTATCACCTATGTTTGTGCCGTCATTAGTTGAGCGTTTCGGGGGGTATTTTAGTCGGATAGGCACGCCCGGGTTTTCAAGCGAGTAAGCAAGTATGGGTAAAGAATGATGCATTCATTATGGGTGCATTGTTCTATGTTTCTAAAATGCGTATGGGGTGAGTGTGGGGTGAGTGTGAGGTTATGGCCAGGACTGGTAATGTATTTCCATATTAGGTATCACCGCAATTAGCCATTCTAAATTCAATGATTTGTCTCTCGTGCCACATTCCCATATGTCAAGCACTCGCCAGCCATTTCTAAGTAAAGTGTTTCTATTTTTGATATCTCGAGTTATATTGTCTAAGAATTTTTTTGACCAGAATTCTTTTCTGGTTGCAGGTGTTGAGCTTAACCTGCATCGTGGATGTCGGTGCCAGAAGCACCCATTTACAAATATGCAAAGACGATACCGCTTTATGACGATATCGGGTTTTCCAGGAATGCCTGCTTGATGGAGTCTGTACCGAAAGCCGTGCGAGTATATAAATTTTCTTACTTTGATTTCTGGCGAAGTATTTTTATTTTTTATGTTGGCCATAAATTTCGATCTAGTCGCAGTGCTAACGATATCCATGATTAACTCCTAAGTTGGTTTATGAGTAGTAAGATCTTTGAAGGTAATATGAAGTCCCCGAATCCAATTCAAATTGTAGATCTTTTTGCGGGGCCGGGAGGCCTAGGTGAAGGCTTTTCGTCT from Pseudomonas baetica includes the following:
- a CDS encoding very short patch repair endonuclease, whose amino-acid sequence is MDIVSTATRSKFMANIKNKNTSPEIKVRKFIYSHGFRYRLHQAGIPGKPDIVIKRYRLCIFVNGCFWHRHPRCRLSSTPATRKEFWSKKFLDNITRDIKNRNTLLRNGWRVLDIWECGTRDKSLNLEWLIAVIPNMEIHYQSWP
- a CDS encoding histidine kinase, whose translation is MITLKILIVEDEDSKLVEWQDAIDSHNADSEAKGFSIDFLASKTVTGAKELLDLHRFDAAVVDLRLQTEVGVAANNSDGNIFVRHLISALPMGVAVYTGQRVDADVGSYGSPQVEVMDKGDGFDQVFNWLTNNKDVFLKLRGVKATYNRETAKIFYKSIWPRWQHWTSDLSQDLTEVVARHVIAHVHDALLVAGGDSTHPEETYFVPPMKERLDTGDLVDFEGRKWIVVSPRCDLANQGKVKTILMAALEDISGKWGVLIAANSNTSRDKVKKLIQHDGSLKQHFLLPMRDVFSVPQGPWMVQFDDICALPSERALVELVPLRFASLSPMFVPSLVERFGGYFSRIGTPGFSSE